The Microbacterium sp. LWH7-1.2 genome window below encodes:
- a CDS encoding carbohydrate ABC transporter permease, which produces MTLLRSSKRPRDGASGVLRSLPSTLLLWVLALGFLIPVAWFILSSFKPGSELFSLPLTLFPKDWTVSGYSTAWNRFNFAQFFLNTSIVAIVTTVLTVFVSALTGYAFAKYNAWWLRVFFICMLATTMLPTEVIMPSSFAVVRDLGLYNTLAGIIVPSIITATGVFMFRQYFKTIPDELLEAARIDGVSEFGAFWRIMLPLAKPIAVVLAIFSFQWRWNDYIWPLIVLRDPERYTLQVALRSIVGADNVDWSVLLSASVISLVPMVILFAVFQRQIMNADINSGLKD; this is translated from the coding sequence ATGACACTCCTTCGATCCTCCAAGCGCCCGCGCGACGGCGCCTCCGGGGTGCTCCGGTCGCTTCCCAGCACGCTGCTGCTGTGGGTTCTCGCGCTCGGATTCCTCATCCCGGTCGCCTGGTTCATCCTCAGCTCGTTCAAGCCGGGCTCGGAGCTGTTCAGCCTTCCGCTGACGCTCTTCCCCAAGGACTGGACGGTCAGCGGCTATTCGACCGCGTGGAACCGCTTCAACTTCGCGCAGTTCTTCCTCAACACCTCGATCGTCGCGATCGTGACGACCGTGCTGACGGTCTTCGTCAGCGCGCTGACCGGCTACGCGTTCGCGAAGTACAACGCGTGGTGGCTCAGGGTGTTCTTCATCTGCATGCTGGCGACGACGATGCTGCCGACCGAGGTCATCATGCCGAGCTCGTTCGCGGTGGTCCGCGACCTCGGCCTGTACAACACGCTCGCCGGCATCATCGTGCCGTCGATCATCACCGCGACCGGCGTCTTCATGTTCCGGCAGTACTTCAAGACGATCCCCGACGAGCTCCTCGAGGCCGCGCGCATCGACGGCGTCTCCGAGTTCGGCGCGTTCTGGCGGATCATGCTGCCGCTCGCGAAGCCGATCGCGGTCGTGCTGGCGATCTTCTCGTTCCAGTGGCGCTGGAACGACTACATCTGGCCGCTCATCGTGCTGCGCGACCCCGAGCGGTACACGCTCCAGGTGGCGCTGCGCTCGATCGTCGGGGCCGACAACGTGGACTGGTCGGTGCTGCTGTCGGCCTCCGTGATCTCGCTGGTGCCGATGGTGATCCTGTTCGCCGTGTTCCAGCGGCAGATCATGAACGCCGACATCAATTCGGGACTGAAGGACTGA
- a CDS encoding deoxyribose-phosphate aldolase, translating into MSAVIDAVGFDTLRAFRAERPDAVQEALSNRVRRDVVRGDGRLFIVAADHPARGALAVGDRDDAMASRYLLLERLAVALSHPGVDGVLSTPDIIDDLAMLGLLDDKVVVGSMNRGGLRGSAFEMDDRFTGYDVPSMVRSGIDFAKVLLRLNLADTGTASTLEATAHAVTAAAEARMPIMVEPFMSRWVDGRIVNDLTPDAVVLSLAIAAGLGVTSAYTWMKLPVVADMARVMEATTLPTLLLGGDSGGAPDETFSSWEDALALPGVRGLTAGRALLYPADGDVAGAVDVAARLVHTDL; encoded by the coding sequence ATGAGCGCCGTCATCGACGCCGTCGGGTTCGACACGCTGCGCGCGTTCCGCGCCGAGCGCCCCGACGCCGTGCAGGAGGCGCTCTCGAACCGCGTTCGCCGCGATGTCGTGCGCGGCGACGGCCGGCTGTTCATCGTTGCGGCCGACCACCCCGCGCGCGGTGCGCTGGCGGTGGGCGACCGCGACGACGCGATGGCGAGCCGGTACCTGCTGCTGGAGCGTCTCGCCGTGGCGCTGAGTCACCCCGGCGTCGACGGCGTCCTCTCCACGCCCGACATCATCGACGACCTCGCGATGCTCGGCCTCCTCGACGACAAGGTCGTGGTGGGCTCGATGAACCGCGGCGGGCTGCGGGGCTCGGCGTTCGAGATGGACGACCGCTTCACCGGGTACGACGTGCCGTCGATGGTGCGCTCCGGGATCGACTTCGCGAAGGTGCTGCTGCGGCTGAACCTCGCCGACACCGGCACCGCGTCGACGCTCGAGGCGACCGCGCACGCCGTGACCGCGGCGGCCGAGGCGCGGATGCCGATCATGGTCGAGCCGTTCATGAGCCGCTGGGTCGACGGCCGCATCGTCAACGACCTCACCCCCGATGCCGTGGTGCTCTCGCTCGCGATCGCCGCGGGCCTGGGCGTCACCAGCGCCTACACGTGGATGAAGCTGCCCGTCGTTGCCGACATGGCGCGCGTCATGGAGGCGACGACTCTGCCCACCCTGCTGCTCGGCGGAGACTCGGGCGGCGCCCCCGACGAGACGTTCTCGTCGTGGGAGGATGCTCTCGCCCTTCCGGGCGTGCGCGGCCTGACCGCCGGACGTGCACTGCTGTACCCGGCGGACGGCGACGTCGCCGGCGCCGTCGACGTGGCCGCGCGCCTCGTCCACACCGATCTCTGA
- a CDS encoding sugar phosphate isomerase/epimerase — protein sequence MKATVAGAPVSFGVFEMTPEGAATVAADDLLEVLAETGYGGVDLGPVGFLGRGADLRARLSRFGLELAGGWVQLPFSDDEAFEAALPSLHDALRVFSDAAEAGPERLPLPTLADDGSLARRARPGRGHDVDPLTAHAWERLFANTERTADLVRAAGFEPTFHHHAGTFVESPDEIDRFLAHVDVGLTLDTGHLLIADGDPLDAVARWGDRINHLHLKDVDLAELRRVLAAGGGMTEVWSSGSFVAFGRGDLDLDGVMDAVEARGFDGWVVVEQDVLNAPDVAIDAFRAARGDDQRVNRAALRPWA from the coding sequence ATGAAGGCGACAGTGGCGGGAGCGCCCGTGAGCTTCGGGGTGTTCGAGATGACACCCGAGGGCGCGGCGACGGTCGCGGCCGACGACCTGCTCGAGGTGCTGGCCGAGACAGGGTACGGAGGGGTCGACCTGGGGCCCGTCGGCTTCCTCGGTCGTGGCGCCGACCTTCGCGCGCGTCTGTCGCGGTTCGGGCTGGAGCTCGCCGGCGGCTGGGTGCAGCTGCCGTTCTCGGACGACGAGGCGTTCGAGGCCGCACTGCCGTCGCTGCACGACGCGCTGCGGGTGTTCTCCGACGCGGCGGAGGCGGGACCGGAGCGACTGCCGCTGCCGACGTTGGCAGACGACGGCTCCCTGGCGCGCCGTGCACGTCCCGGCCGCGGCCATGACGTCGACCCGCTCACCGCCCACGCGTGGGAGCGGCTCTTCGCGAACACCGAGCGCACGGCCGACCTGGTGCGCGCCGCCGGCTTCGAGCCGACCTTCCACCACCACGCCGGGACGTTCGTGGAGTCGCCCGACGAGATCGACCGGTTCCTCGCCCACGTCGACGTCGGCCTCACTCTCGACACCGGTCATCTGCTCATCGCCGACGGCGACCCTCTCGACGCGGTCGCCCGCTGGGGAGACCGCATCAACCACCTGCACCTGAAGGACGTCGACCTCGCCGAGCTGCGGCGAGTGCTGGCGGCCGGCGGCGGGATGACCGAGGTGTGGTCGTCGGGCTCGTTCGTGGCCTTCGGTCGCGGCGACCTCGACCTCGACGGCGTGATGGACGCCGTCGAGGCGCGTGGCTTCGACGGGTGGGTGGTCGTCGAGCAGGACGTCCTGAACGCCCCCGACGTGGCGATCGACGCCTTCCGCGCCGCGCGCGGCGACGACCAGCGCGTCAACCGCGCAGCGCTCCGTCCCTGGGCCTGA
- the iolG gene encoding inositol 2-dehydrogenase: MTHAPLRFGLIGTGRIGQVHAANIAGNPATTLSWVADPFVDGARSVADGFGGRVTADAGELFAADDVDAVLIASPTPTHVDLIERAVDRGIPVLCEKPIDLDITRVEALRPKVAAAGVPVALGFNRRFDPAFAEVRARVAAGEIGALEQLTIISRDPAAPPAAYVEVSGGIFRDMTIHDFDMARFFLPDIVEVSAVGSTTFDPGAREHGDFDTAVVTLRAASGAVVTIINSRHSAVGYDQRLEAFGGKGTLQVANRSTSLVSLSTAERVEASAPYEDFFLQRYAEAYAAELAAFVALVRDGASQSPTFDDGRAALLLADAAQRSATERVAVAVSLD; the protein is encoded by the coding sequence GTGACTCATGCCCCGCTCCGCTTCGGTCTGATCGGCACCGGCCGCATCGGCCAGGTGCACGCCGCCAACATCGCCGGAAACCCCGCGACGACACTGTCGTGGGTCGCGGACCCGTTCGTCGACGGCGCCCGCTCCGTGGCCGACGGCTTCGGTGGCCGGGTGACCGCGGACGCCGGCGAGCTGTTCGCCGCCGACGACGTGGACGCCGTGCTCATCGCCTCGCCGACCCCGACGCATGTCGACCTCATCGAGCGAGCCGTGGACCGCGGCATCCCGGTCCTCTGCGAGAAGCCGATCGACCTCGACATCACCCGGGTCGAGGCTCTGCGCCCGAAGGTCGCCGCGGCGGGTGTCCCCGTGGCGCTGGGCTTCAACCGCCGGTTCGACCCCGCCTTCGCGGAGGTCCGCGCGCGCGTCGCGGCGGGCGAGATCGGGGCCCTCGAGCAGCTGACGATCATCAGCCGCGATCCAGCCGCCCCGCCGGCCGCGTACGTCGAGGTCTCGGGCGGGATCTTCCGCGACATGACGATCCACGACTTCGACATGGCGCGCTTCTTCCTGCCCGACATCGTCGAGGTCAGTGCGGTCGGATCGACCACCTTCGACCCGGGCGCGCGCGAGCACGGCGACTTCGACACGGCCGTCGTGACGCTTCGTGCCGCGTCGGGTGCGGTCGTCACGATCATCAACTCGCGCCACAGCGCGGTCGGCTACGACCAGCGCCTGGAGGCGTTCGGCGGCAAGGGCACGCTCCAGGTCGCGAACCGCTCGACGAGTCTCGTCAGCCTCTCCACCGCCGAGCGGGTCGAGGCGAGCGCGCCGTACGAGGACTTCTTCCTGCAGCGCTACGCCGAGGCCTACGCGGCTGAGCTCGCCGCGTTCGTCGCGCTCGTCCGCGACGGCGCGTCGCAGAGCCCCACGTTCGACGACGGCCGGGCTGCCCTGCTCCTCGCCGACGCCGCCCAGCGCTCCGCGACAGAGCGGGTCGCCGTCGCCGTCAGCCTCGACTGA
- a CDS encoding ABC transporter substrate-binding protein, translating to MPAPRPLLAAAALTAGAALVLTGCSGGAADDAAAFDPDEKVTLDFAFWGNDDRATRYDDLIAAFNEEYPNITINTSFTDFPSFWEKRQTEAAGGGLPDVFQFSDSYLRQYAESGNLLDLADVSDHIDTTTFEESLLGTGALNGVQYSLPTGYSLWANFVNDDLVAQALVEAPEGGTSFADFDEWMASVTDATGGAVYGGTDYTQRIQVFELQLRANGDNLYTEDGELGFTEDDLREFWESGAEIRDGVTVPQQKLEELSPKSGFGAAVTASEMSWSNFLGGYLADSGASSISLVAPPTAKEGSKDLYRQAGLQVAIAANTEHPEAAALFLDFVVNSPEAGEIFGTTLGFPASSSKLEGTTLEGADKQVADYIESASDRIGEAPPVPVVGYGSLEQTFWDLGKSIGLGALSVDDAVTQFFAEADAILG from the coding sequence ATGCCCGCACCCCGCCCCCTGCTCGCGGCCGCCGCACTGACCGCGGGCGCCGCTCTCGTCCTCACGGGCTGCTCCGGCGGCGCCGCGGACGACGCCGCCGCGTTCGACCCCGACGAGAAGGTCACCCTCGACTTCGCGTTCTGGGGCAACGACGACCGCGCGACCCGCTACGACGACCTGATCGCGGCGTTCAACGAGGAGTACCCGAACATCACGATCAACACGTCGTTCACCGACTTCCCGAGCTTCTGGGAGAAGCGCCAGACCGAGGCGGCCGGTGGAGGCCTTCCCGATGTCTTCCAGTTCTCCGACAGCTACCTTCGCCAGTACGCGGAGTCGGGCAACCTGCTCGATCTCGCCGACGTGTCGGACCACATCGACACCACGACGTTCGAGGAGTCGCTGCTCGGCACCGGCGCCCTGAACGGTGTGCAGTACTCGCTGCCGACCGGCTACAGCCTGTGGGCGAACTTCGTCAACGACGACCTCGTCGCGCAGGCCCTCGTCGAGGCGCCGGAGGGCGGGACGAGCTTCGCCGACTTCGACGAGTGGATGGCCTCGGTCACCGACGCCACCGGCGGCGCCGTGTACGGCGGCACCGACTACACGCAGCGCATCCAGGTCTTCGAGCTGCAGCTGCGCGCGAACGGCGACAACCTCTACACCGAGGACGGCGAGCTCGGGTTCACCGAGGACGACCTGCGCGAGTTCTGGGAGTCCGGCGCCGAGATCCGCGACGGCGTCACCGTGCCGCAGCAGAAGCTCGAGGAGCTCTCGCCCAAGTCCGGCTTCGGCGCCGCCGTCACCGCGAGCGAGATGAGCTGGAGCAACTTCCTCGGCGGCTACCTCGCCGACTCCGGCGCCTCCTCGATCTCGCTCGTCGCGCCGCCCACCGCGAAGGAGGGCTCGAAGGACCTGTACCGCCAGGCCGGCCTCCAGGTCGCGATCGCTGCCAACACCGAGCACCCCGAGGCCGCGGCCCTCTTCCTCGACTTCGTCGTGAACAGCCCGGAGGCGGGCGAGATCTTCGGCACGACTCTCGGCTTCCCGGCGTCCTCGTCGAAGCTCGAGGGCACGACGCTCGAGGGTGCCGACAAGCAGGTCGCCGACTACATCGAGTCGGCGTCGGACCGCATCGGCGAGGCGCCGCCGGTCCCCGTCGTGGGCTACGGGTCGCTCGAGCAGACCTTCTGGGACCTCGGCAAGTCGATCGGCCTCGGCGCGCTCTCGGTCGATGACGCCGTGACCCAGTTCTTCGCCGAGGCGGACGCCATCCTCGGCTGA
- a CDS encoding beta-galactosidase has protein sequence MSPSQPATAADPSLGPTEQELLDVLYGADYNPDQWPEEVWDQDVRLMQEAGVNIVSLGIFAWSRIQPAEDVWDFAWLDTVIERLHAGGIAVNLATATASPPPWVSARYPETLPADEAGASYWPGSRQHFAPSSPTYRRLAGELVRRLAERYAKHPAVVMWHVGNEFGCHLPMDFSDAARDAYRGWLRERYTTVDALNDAWGTSFWSQRYGSFDEIFPPRLAPYSHNPSSMLDYRRFTSDMLLECYLMERSILQEAGATQPITTNFMGPFKPADYRRWAPFMDVIADDCYPDPANPHRVRDAAFQRDLIRSLKPGVPWLLWEQATDAVNWRPANPGKRPGALVAETAQSIARGADGIMFFQWRQSRAGSEKFHSAMLPHAGTGTRTWDAVTELGARLAALPDLPAPGRDAQVALVFDWENWWAVEERDHPTEIDYLALTLEWYGAFHAQNIQVDIIGPEDVDHSYDLVVAPALYLLRDEGASALARFVDEGGTLLTGPFTDIVDAHDQFRAGGFLTQLGPVLGLRFEDFGALAGQSSGGSGVGALSAAAVPAPRDAAGRGGVTFDLGGIEHSGRLVAEAVHATGATVVAAFTSGPQAGAPAITRHRFGSGEAWYTATQPTPDALAAVVAAVVAASDVRPVVADLPAGVEAARRGDLVTLINHGDASVEITIDGTDAETGVAVQRVVLDAQGVAFVTAPVAAGTVAPTGRAAVTTP, from the coding sequence TTGTCGCCGTCCCAGCCCGCCACGGCCGCTGACCCGTCGCTCGGACCGACAGAACAGGAGCTGCTCGACGTGCTGTACGGCGCCGACTACAACCCCGACCAGTGGCCGGAGGAGGTGTGGGACCAGGACGTCCGCCTCATGCAGGAGGCCGGCGTCAACATCGTGAGCCTCGGCATCTTCGCGTGGTCGCGCATCCAGCCGGCCGAGGATGTGTGGGACTTCGCCTGGCTCGACACCGTGATCGAGAGGCTGCACGCCGGCGGCATCGCGGTGAATCTCGCGACCGCGACCGCGTCTCCCCCGCCCTGGGTGAGTGCGCGCTACCCCGAGACGCTGCCCGCCGACGAGGCGGGCGCCTCGTACTGGCCGGGCAGCCGCCAGCACTTCGCGCCCTCGTCGCCGACGTACCGGCGTCTCGCCGGAGAGCTCGTGCGGCGGCTCGCCGAGCGCTACGCGAAGCATCCTGCCGTCGTCATGTGGCACGTCGGCAACGAGTTCGGGTGCCACCTTCCGATGGACTTCTCCGACGCTGCGCGCGACGCCTACCGCGGGTGGCTGCGCGAGCGGTACACAACAGTCGACGCGCTCAACGACGCGTGGGGCACGAGCTTCTGGTCGCAACGTTACGGGTCGTTCGACGAGATCTTCCCGCCGCGGTTGGCACCCTACAGCCACAACCCGTCGTCGATGCTCGATTACCGCCGGTTCACCTCGGACATGCTGCTCGAGTGCTACCTGATGGAGCGGTCGATCCTGCAAGAGGCGGGGGCGACACAGCCGATCACGACGAACTTCATGGGTCCGTTCAAGCCGGCGGACTACCGCCGGTGGGCCCCCTTCATGGACGTCATCGCCGACGACTGCTACCCCGATCCCGCGAACCCGCACCGCGTGCGCGATGCCGCCTTCCAGCGCGACCTGATCCGCTCGCTGAAGCCCGGCGTGCCGTGGCTCTTGTGGGAGCAGGCGACGGATGCCGTCAACTGGCGTCCCGCGAATCCCGGCAAGCGGCCGGGCGCTCTGGTCGCCGAGACGGCGCAGTCGATCGCGCGCGGCGCGGACGGCATCATGTTCTTCCAGTGGCGGCAGTCCCGCGCCGGCAGCGAGAAGTTCCACTCGGCGATGCTCCCCCACGCCGGCACCGGGACCCGCACGTGGGACGCGGTGACCGAGCTCGGTGCGCGCCTCGCCGCGCTGCCGGACCTGCCCGCGCCCGGCCGTGACGCCCAGGTCGCGCTGGTGTTCGACTGGGAGAACTGGTGGGCCGTCGAGGAGCGCGACCACCCCACCGAGATCGACTACCTCGCGCTGACCCTCGAGTGGTACGGCGCGTTCCACGCCCAGAACATCCAGGTCGACATCATCGGTCCCGAGGACGTCGACCACTCGTACGACCTCGTCGTCGCGCCCGCGCTCTATCTGCTGCGCGACGAAGGGGCGTCGGCCCTCGCCCGCTTCGTCGACGAGGGCGGGACGCTCCTCACCGGCCCCTTCACCGACATCGTCGACGCACACGACCAGTTCCGCGCCGGCGGCTTCCTGACGCAGCTCGGCCCGGTGCTGGGCCTGCGCTTCGAGGACTTCGGTGCGCTCGCCGGCCAGTCCTCCGGCGGATCGGGCGTCGGTGCGCTGAGCGCCGCCGCCGTCCCGGCCCCACGCGACGCGGCCGGCCGCGGCGGGGTGACCTTCGACCTCGGCGGGATCGAGCACTCCGGGCGGCTCGTCGCCGAAGCGGTCCACGCGACCGGCGCGACCGTGGTCGCAGCGTTCACGTCCGGCCCGCAGGCCGGGGCTCCCGCGATCACCCGCCATCGCTTCGGCTCGGGCGAGGCCTGGTACACGGCCACGCAACCCACCCCCGACGCGCTCGCTGCCGTCGTGGCGGCGGTGGTCGCAGCATCCGATGTCCGTCCCGTCGTGGCGGATCTGCCCGCCGGTGTCGAGGCCGCGCGCCGAGGCGACCTCGTCACCCTCATCAACCACGGCGACGCGAGCGTCGAGATCACGATCGACGGGACGGATGCCGAGACCGGCGTCGCCGTCCAGCGCGTGGTGCTCGACGCCCAGGGCGTCGCCTTCGTGACCGCACCCGTCGCCGCCGGCACCGTCGCGCCCACCGGCCGAGCCGCCGTCACAACCCCCTGA
- a CDS encoding DUF624 domain-containing protein: MDRRELRAARRADASGAGPTLEEREPARYPGAKGAFALFGEVLLTGLLVTAAGLLVVTLPAALAAGIRHLSRYVNAEQSHVKTFWQDWRRALPGGLVVGGAAVVLTFVLTLDIFLANSGALPGGGLISIVGWAGLVAGSVALLVAAGAWTPEGGWRAAVRSIPSAIASDPIAAVYLAASAVLVGVMTWMLAPLIVAGLGCAAFAVVAVPARHGR; the protein is encoded by the coding sequence ATGGATCGCCGAGAACTCCGCGCCGCGCGTCGCGCCGACGCGTCCGGTGCCGGGCCCACCCTCGAGGAGCGCGAACCGGCCCGCTACCCGGGTGCCAAGGGAGCCTTCGCCCTCTTCGGCGAGGTGCTGCTGACCGGGCTGCTGGTGACGGCGGCGGGCCTGCTCGTGGTGACGCTGCCCGCAGCGCTGGCCGCCGGCATCCGTCACCTGAGTCGCTACGTGAACGCCGAGCAGTCCCACGTGAAGACGTTCTGGCAGGACTGGCGCCGGGCGCTCCCCGGCGGCCTGGTCGTCGGCGGCGCCGCCGTCGTCCTGACCTTCGTGCTGACGCTCGACATCTTCCTCGCGAACTCCGGCGCCCTCCCGGGCGGCGGGCTCATCTCGATCGTCGGCTGGGCCGGCCTGGTCGCAGGCTCCGTGGCGCTGCTCGTGGCCGCAGGTGCGTGGACGCCCGAGGGCGGGTGGCGCGCGGCGGTGCGCAGCATCCCATCGGCGATCGCGTCGGATCCGATCGCCGCCGTCTATCTCGCGGCCTCGGCCGTGCTGGTCGGCGTCATGACCTGGATGCTCGCGCCGCTCATCGTCGCCGGACTCGGCTGCGCCGCCTTCGCCGTTGTCGCCGTCCCAGCCCGCCACGGCCGCTGA
- a CDS encoding carbohydrate ABC transporter permease — protein MSTTSFGEPAIATLENQVDATPQQPRRKVKRGTWQTVIWFVVLIAVTAVVLYPLVWLLFSTFKPNSEFGSNMGLLPNNPTIDNYAKVMEGIAGVPMWRFFLNSLIIAAGSVIGVLLSSSLAAYAFARIQFKGLGILFAAMIGTLLLPFHVVIIPQYIIFQRLDMIDTFIPLLLPKFLATEAFFVFLLVQFIRQMPRDMDEAARIDGAGHVRIFWSIILPLIKPALITCSIFAFIWAWNDFLGPLLYLTSPENYPLPIALRLYNDQTSVSDYGATVTASFIALIPVLLFFLVFQRFLVDGVATQGLKG, from the coding sequence ATGAGCACCACAAGCTTCGGCGAACCCGCCATCGCGACCCTCGAGAACCAGGTCGACGCCACCCCGCAGCAGCCCCGCCGCAAGGTGAAGCGCGGCACGTGGCAGACCGTGATCTGGTTCGTCGTCCTCATCGCCGTCACCGCGGTCGTGCTCTACCCGCTGGTGTGGCTGCTGTTCTCCACCTTCAAGCCCAACAGCGAGTTCGGCTCGAACATGGGCCTGCTGCCGAACAACCCCACCATCGACAACTACGCGAAGGTGATGGAGGGCATCGCCGGGGTGCCGATGTGGCGGTTCTTCCTGAACAGCCTCATCATCGCCGCCGGCTCCGTGATCGGCGTGCTGCTGTCCTCGTCGCTGGCCGCCTATGCGTTCGCCCGCATCCAGTTCAAGGGCCTCGGCATCCTGTTCGCGGCGATGATCGGCACGCTGCTGCTGCCGTTCCACGTCGTGATCATCCCGCAGTACATCATCTTCCAGCGCCTCGACATGATCGACACGTTCATCCCGCTGCTGCTGCCGAAGTTCCTCGCCACCGAAGCGTTCTTCGTGTTCCTGCTCGTGCAGTTCATCCGGCAGATGCCCCGCGACATGGACGAAGCCGCCCGCATCGACGGCGCCGGGCACGTGCGGATCTTCTGGTCGATCATCCTGCCGCTGATCAAGCCCGCCCTGATCACCTGCTCGATCTTCGCGTTCATCTGGGCCTGGAACGACTTCCTCGGACCCCTGCTCTACCTGACGAGCCCGGAGAACTACCCGCTGCCCATCGCGCTGCGCCTCTACAACGACCAGACCTCGGTGAGCGACTACGGCGCCACCGTCACCGCGTCGTTCATCGCGCTGATCCCGGTGCTGCTCTTCTTCCTCGTGTTCCAGCGCTTCCTCGTCGACGGCGTCGCCACCCAGGGACTCAAGGGATAG
- a CDS encoding sugar ABC transporter permease — MSTTATRVIVTGEKPSRRSLFRRSRPEHVNRPGQRQRVVKETLAGYGFLIPWLVGFFGLTLIPMAYSLYLSFTKYNIFTPPQWIGFDNYIRMFTSDPAFVQSAQITLIYVLVGTPITLAAALGVAMLLNYRDKGAGFFRSAFYAPSLIGGSVSVAIVWRAMFANDGPVDNSLSAIGIDLGGWIGNPALVLPAMILLAIWQFGATMVIFLAGLKQIPKELYEAAEMDGAGPWHRFRAVTLPMLSPVIFFNLLLGLIGAFQVFSSAYIISNGTGGPAGMTNFITLYLYKRGFSDGQMGYAAAIAWVLLIVVAVIAFILFRTQRSWVHYAGDNR, encoded by the coding sequence GTGAGCACCACAGCGACCAGAGTCATCGTGACCGGCGAGAAGCCCTCGCGCCGGTCCCTGTTCCGCCGGAGCAGGCCCGAGCATGTGAATCGGCCGGGTCAGCGGCAGCGTGTCGTGAAGGAGACCCTGGCCGGATACGGGTTCCTCATCCCGTGGCTGGTCGGGTTCTTCGGCCTCACGCTGATCCCGATGGCGTACTCGCTGTACCTCTCGTTCACGAAGTACAACATCTTCACCCCGCCGCAGTGGATCGGCTTCGACAACTACATCCGCATGTTCACGTCGGACCCGGCCTTCGTGCAGTCCGCGCAGATCACCCTGATCTACGTGCTCGTGGGCACCCCGATCACGCTGGCGGCCGCGCTGGGCGTGGCGATGCTGCTGAACTACCGCGACAAGGGCGCCGGCTTCTTCCGCTCCGCCTTCTACGCCCCCTCTCTCATCGGCGGATCCGTGTCGGTCGCCATCGTGTGGCGTGCGATGTTCGCCAATGACGGCCCCGTCGACAACTCGCTGTCGGCGATCGGCATCGACCTGGGCGGCTGGATCGGCAATCCGGCGCTGGTGCTCCCCGCGATGATCCTGCTGGCGATCTGGCAGTTCGGCGCCACCATGGTGATCTTCCTCGCCGGCCTCAAGCAGATCCCCAAGGAGCTCTACGAGGCCGCCGAGATGGACGGCGCCGGACCCTGGCACCGCTTCCGCGCCGTGACGCTGCCGATGCTCTCACCGGTGATCTTCTTCAACCTGCTGCTCGGCCTCATCGGCGCGTTCCAGGTGTTCTCGTCCGCGTACATCATCTCCAACGGCACCGGCGGCCCCGCCGGCATGACGAACTTCATCACCCTCTACCTCTACAAGCGCGGCTTCTCGGACGGCCAGATGGGCTACGCCGCCGCCATCGCGTGGGTGCTGCTGATCGTCGTCGCGGTCATCGCCTTCATCCTCTTCCGCACCCAGCGCTCCTGGGTGCACTACGCCGGAGACAACCGATGA